The Herminiimonas arsenitoxidans sequence GATCGTTTGCCGACTATGAAGGCTGCGAAATGGCTGGCCGTTGGTCGCCTCGATTTCAATACAGAAGGTCTGTTGTTGTTTACAACGTCCGGTGATCTGGCGAATCGTCTGATGCATCCACGCTACGGCATTGATCGTGAATACGCGGTGCGTACTCTCGGTGAGCTGGAAGAAGGCATGCGTCAGAAGTTGTTGGCTGGCGTTGAGCTGGAAGACGGCATTGCACAATTTTCTAAAATCGCTGACGGTGGCGGTGAAGGCGTTAACAAATGGTATCGCGTGACGATCGGCGAAGGCCGTAACCGCGAAGTGCGCCGGATGTTTGAAGCGATAGGTTTGACTGTTTCGCGTCTGATTCGTACCCGCTATGGTGCGCTGGCTTTACCAAAAAACCTGAAGCGCGGACGCTGGGAAGAAATGGAAGAGCACGCTGTACGCGATTTGCTAGCAGTGAGTGGTCTGGAAAAAATCGGTAGTGAAAGCGTGAAGCCTAAAGGACGCAGTGGTCCTGGTGATCGCCCGAATGGCAATCGTGCACCTTATGATAATGGCATGGGTCTACCGCGTAGCCCAAGCCAGTGGCAAGGTGTTGGTGCAGGGCAAGGTCGTTCGCAAGGTCAAGGTCAAAATCCGGGGAAGCCAGCCGGACGCCAAGGTCAGCAACGCAGCCGCCAACCTGACCCATTGCAAACTTCTTTAGGATTTCCTGGCATGGGCCAGCCGCGTCGCAGCAATGGGCCAAATCGTGGTCCGGGCGGCAACGGTCCAGGTCGCGGCGGAAATGGTCCTCAAGGTGGGCAAGGCGGCCCGCGCCGTCGCTCA is a genomic window containing:
- the rluB gene encoding 23S rRNA pseudouridine(2605) synthase RluB; the encoded protein is MNHPTKNNQSDAPDNDAAPSEHAGRGDTEQHATSSAEGAGAKPAKRGLRGPRTLRRARNAPRDADTQVAKADGVEPQQDVAQAEPRTASVSDAPRKEHNNNRRGDRQPGAKGPQKSRGNGKPNGAGPHRGGKPHSKANDADDVFSFVTSDDFDVLAVEDNAGGKRRQEQKTVRRDLTADDDAPKLHKVLAEAGLGSRRDMEELIIAGRVSVNGEPAHIGQRILPTDQVRINGKLIQRKVSKKPPRVLVYHKPAGEIVSTNDPEGRPSVFDRLPTMKAAKWLAVGRLDFNTEGLLLFTTSGDLANRLMHPRYGIDREYAVRTLGELEEGMRQKLLAGVELEDGIAQFSKIADGGGEGVNKWYRVTIGEGRNREVRRMFEAIGLTVSRLIRTRYGALALPKNLKRGRWEEMEEHAVRDLLAVSGLEKIGSESVKPKGRSGPGDRPNGNRAPYDNGMGLPRSPSQWQGVGAGQGRSQGQGQNPGKPAGRQGQQRSRQPDPLQTSLGFPGMGQPRRSNGPNRGPGGNGPGRGGNGPQGGQGGPRRRSKV